GCTGCGCACTCCAGACGTGTCGGCCATCTCCCCATCCCTGCGAAACGAGTCCCTGGTCTCCTACGCCTCCATGTCAGAGGAGGAGGAACGGGAAGGCCGGGAGGTGGAGAGGGGCcacggcggggccgcggggatgCAGCCGGGGCCCGAGGCCCCCATGTCAGCGGAGGAGGACATGAAACTGTCCCGCCAGGCCATGCTGATCCGCCggtgcagctcccagggctccGTCACCTCGCTGCCCGAGGACTCCCTCAACCCCGCGGACGCTCACTCGGACTGGGGGCACGAGGGCGTGTCCGACCTGCCCGCCCTGGGCCGCGGGCTCGACTCGGCGCATCCCGAGGAGCAGGCGGGGGGCCCGGGCCCGGAGATGGGCGCCTTGCCCAGGGTACTGATGGGGCCCACCTGGGAGAAGGCCCCGGCGGAGGAGGAGCCCCCGGCCCGCTCCCCGCTGCACGGCGCCCTGACCGAGGAATCGCTGCCCTCCTCCGCCTCCCCGCCGGGAGACGCcccggccgcccccggccccgcccgcgggCTGGGCTGCTCCCGCCTGCGCGAGGACCGCCGCGAGAGCTGGAGGACTAGCATCCATCACCTGCTCGACCTGGAGGAGCAGTGGGACCAGCTGTACCACCAGGAGCTGGCCATGTGGCAGGAGGAACGGGCCACCCAGCGCGAGGAGCGGGCGCGCGACCGGGAGCTGCAGTTCCGCCTGCTCGGCGTCCTCACGGACATCCGCGACGAGCTGCGCTACCTGCGCCAGGagcgcgccgccgcccgccagagcccggccccgccgccccccgagccccgccgCGACCCCAGCCCGCTCCTCGAGCAGCCCAAAGCCGAGCCCAGCTTCCCCGAGCCGCCGGCCGGGAGCGCCGCCTGGGCAGAcaccgccgtgcccagccggaGCCCCTTCGGCAAccgcggccggggccggcgccGCGGGCGGCCGCGCGGCTCCGCTTCCCGACACAGACGCCTCTTCCTCACCAACAGCTAGGGACGGGCGGGAGCCGCCCCGCCAAGGACACGAGtgcccgcggccgccccggggGGACGGTGTGCGGTGACGCGGGCGGCACCCGGATCCCCGCGGGAAGGGACGGGGGACGCGGGcggccggcgctgccccggctGCCGCGGGCTCGCAGCGCTCCGGGCAGGTGCCCGCCCGTCCCCGCGCGTGGGAGGCGCGGGAGGGCCCCGAGGCGACGCCGCTGTGCCCGCGGGGGACACGTGTGACAGCGCGGCGTGACGGCGCTAGTCCAGTAGGATTTACTACCTGTCGGGGGGTGGGAGTTAGGAACACTTAGTCGCTGACGTGCGAACATTTTATGCAAATCATTTAATGACCTAATTTGCATATAACCATAAaacttctgttaaaaaaaaaaacgcctccaaaaaaacccagaaatgaTGGTTTTGTGTGTGATCTCTGTGtgggggtgggagctgggccaggggggTCGTTTGACCCatggctctgcagccctgaatgGGGACAAGGCCATGGGACAAACGAGCTTCACCCCATTCCTGTGGGGCAGCCCAGCACCCCGGGATCGGGGCTGGGGAACAGGAGCTGTGCAGTCCAGGCTTGGAACCAGCAGTTCTGTGGATCTGGAGAGGGGTGACAGCGTGTACAGCCTGCGGGGAGCGTGCAGGGTCCCCTGCCCAGGAgcgtttggggtccccaggcagtgtccccagggaggCCAGAGGGTCCCCAGGAATGTGCAGGGCCCAGGCAGCCTGATAGGTTCCAAGAGTGTGTAGTGTCCTGAGGGAGTGTCCAAGGTCTCCAGCAGTgtccagtgtccccagggagcGTGGAGGGTCCCTGGCATCATGCAAGGCTCCTTGGGCTGTGTGCAGGATTCCcaggaagtgtccaaggtcCCCAGCAgcatttggggtccccaggcaAGGTGCAGTGTCCCCAGCAGTGTGCAGGGTCCCTGGCATCATGCAAGGCCCCTGGACAGTGTGTAGGGTCCCCAGGGAATGTCCGAGGTCCCCAGGGCATGTTTGGTGTCCCCACAGCATGTGCAGTGTTCCCAGAGCACCCCAGAACTgcaccccctgtgtccccccctccatctccagccCACATCAGGGTGACAGCACTGCTGAAACCTCTGTGCTGTGTCTGCTCTTCCAGCCCCCAGGGCTCCTTGACTGCCACATCCTGCTCAGTGGCAGCTCCTTCACCCTGCGTGgcgtggggcaggagggtgcagcccccagggaggggacagtggggcagcaggagctgtggcaTTTGCAGCGTCACCCAGCTCTGGTTGTGGCCTGCCAGGAGGATGGTGACACCCAGCTTGGGGACCCCGGGGTGCCTGAGGAAGGGCTCTGGATTCACacggctgtggagagaaaaTTGGGTGAAATAACTCCTATCCCCAAATCAGGGGTAGGAGGGGCTTGGGCAtggggcaggaggcaggaagGACGCAGGGATGGGTCGGTGACATGGGCAGGAATGAGGGTCTccacacagccccagcagcatgAGGCCACCACAGCTGGTGACACAGGGACCTCCTGAGCCCCCACACCCCCAGATCCACAGTGCTGCCATTCCCACTACCCCGTGTCCCACCACCACATTCCCCCTTCCCCCATCCTGCTGCCGCTGCCTTCCCGCGGCGCAGGACCCCGGGGACGGGGCAGGAGTGCGGCCACAGACCAGGGGGGAGCCGCGGCGGGGGTGCTGAAGGCTCTGCAGCCCAGCACGACTTTATTCCATATCGCTTCGTCCATACAAAACTACACCCCAAGCACTGTACAGCGGGACGGCGCGGGGGGGGGCAGTAAAAATAAGCAGCGGGGGCGAGGGGAGAGAGCGGCAGGCGGGGGGTGGCgcggggggacacggcggggggCTGCCCCCCACCCCGTGCGGCGACACTGTCCGTGGGGGGAGCGCTGGGGGCGAAGTGTCCGTCCGTGGCGGGGGACCTGGGGGCTCGCGTcccccccccggggctccccgcgtgcccccccgccccggccgggcACCAAGATTTGGTCGGAAGCTGCGTGGCCGGTGGCTGTCCCCGTCCCGGGGGGTGCCAGTccgcggcggggcggccccTAGTCCCCGGGGGGCAGGATCccgggcggcggcagcggcggcggccccgcctcGGCGCCGTGGACCCGCTGGTGATCCTTGAGCGACTCCTTGTAGCGGAAGCTGCGGCCGCAGGCGGGGCACTGGTACGGGcgctccccggtgtggatgcgctggtgcTTGAGCAGGTTCTGCTTGCGGATGAAGCTCTTGCCGCACTGGGCGCAGGCGAAGGGGCGCTCCCCGGTGTGCAGCCGCTGGTGGTTCTGCAGGTGTTCCTTGCGGCTGTAGCACTTCCCGCACTCGGAGCACTTGTAGGGCCGCTCGCCGCGGTGGATCATCTGGTGCCGCACCAGCCCCGAGTGGCAATTGAAGCTCTTGCCGCACTCGGCGCACGGGTAGGGCCGCTCGGCCGCGTGGCTGCGCTGGTGGATCCGCAGGCTCTTCTTGCCGCTGAAGCTCTTGCCGCACTCGGCGCAGCCGTGCGGCCGCTCctcggcggggcccggcggcgcCGCGGGGACGCCCCCGGCATCGGCCCCCGGGCCCGGCTCGGGGCCCGGAGCTTTGCCCAGTCTGTGCTGCGCCGGCAGAGCCACTGCCGCGGGCACCGCCGCCTGTCCCTCGGGGGTCCCGAAGCCCGTGCCGGGGAAGAGCAGCTCCCCGGAGCTGCCCGGCAAACCCACCTCCTCGGGGGGCTCGGCGTGGGGGCACCGCTCCTCCGTCTTCACCAGCAGCCCCTCGCtggctgcaggggacagagagACTGGTCAGTGCCCACCGGGAACACTGGGGCTGTCCCCAAGTCACAGCTCGTCCTGGGTGGGtgctccccccccacccccagccccatggtGGGGATCGCTCACCAGGACCAGGACCCGGGGGCAGCATCTCCCTCTcgggcagctcccagggctcccGGACACagggctcctcctcctgcttgaTCCACGACAAGAAGTCGTGCGCAGTGATCAGGGCGTCCGCGcctgcagggagggacagggatggggacagggactcaGCCACGCGGGGCCACAACCTGCTCCGGGAGGCAGGGGAGGGAATGGCTCCAGTGGGTGCAGGCTCAGCCCCCGGCTCACCTGCACAGGGGTCTGGTGGCATCCCCCGCTCCTCCGGGAACTGCTGCTCCCCCACGAAGGCCACCTCCTGCTTGATCCGGGACAGGATGTCAGAGGTGGAGATCAGCGACTCTGTTCACAAGGAGAGACTTGGCCAGGCCAGGAAGGAGCCACATGGTGCGACCCACAGCCACCACACCCCGCGGTGTGTGACCCCTGGACTCTGGCCACAGGGGACAGCCCCATGTAACAGCAGTTATGGACTTCCAACACCCCCAGGGACATGTGGGGATGGGTGACCATAGGACAGCCCTTGGGCATGGGGGACCCTGAGGTGGCCCATGTGAATAGGTGACAGCCATGGGGATGGGTGACTATAGGACAGCCCATTGGAATGGGTGACCCTGAGACAGCCCTTGGGGACAGGCACAACCCTTGGGAACAGATGGCTGTGGCACAGCCCATTGGGGACAGGTGGCAATGGGGCTGGGTGACTGACACAGCCCATGGGCTCTGACACAACGtggtggcagcaggggacaCGTGgatctcccagggatggatatCCATGTCACAACAGTCATGGATTTTCTGGGGCCACTCATGGCAGTTCCCAGTCCCAGCTGGAGAACTGGGCCCAGTAGGGATGGGACTgttggggaaggaggaggggcaTCCCTGAGGGAACACGAGGTGGGGGCAGTGGGGATGGGTCCTCCCGCGGTGCCTCACCCGCGCAGGCGTCTGGCggcagctccctctgctccagctcccgcTGCTCGGGGACACAGGGTCCATCCCCGCGCTCGCTGCGGGGCTGCGCCTCGCTCCTGGAGAGGGCCCCATCTGCAGGGGACACAGGCTGATGTCACCAGGGCCAGTCACCCAGGCTTGGGGGGACACACTGGCGACACACCAGGCTGCCAGGCCCTGGCGTCCCTCCTGGCAGAGAACGCGCCTAAATCCCATGGCAGCTCCATGCTGGAGGTCCGTGTAGTGTGGACACTCAGTTCCTGGGTTCTGGGGGACAAGGACCCTCTCCAGACCCCTGGGCAACACCGTGGCAGCACTGGCATGGCACAGcgtgtcaccctgtccccacaCACAGCACGAGCCATGGAGCATTCCCTCTGGAATGGTGGTCCCAGGACACAGCGAGTGCCACTGCTGACCACTGGCAGGGGACCAGGGCACCCTCCGGGGAGATGCAGCCATCGCTGCCTCCTgccaggaaatgggaaaagggacaTTTACCCAGGGATAGCAAAGCCTCATAGTTCTCCTTCACCAGGTTGTTGTACAGCTCCTTCTGCCACTCCTCCAGGTTCTTCCACTCCTCCGCTGAGAAGTAGACGGCGATGTCAACAAATGTCACTGGCACCTGTGGGGACAAGACCCCCCGGCTCAGTGGTGCCCACTCCTCAGGGAAACCGAGGGTCCCCCCACTGTCCTGCAGCCCCCTGGGACCCTCTACCTTGGGGACCTCGCCCCGGGGGCCAGGGGGCAGCCGCAGCACCCAGAAGTTCCTGTTCTTCAGGAGGTTCTCCACGTTCTCCAGGCGCCGCTGGAGCAGCCCGTACTCCTGGATGAGGGTGCCCAGCACGGCCCACTTGCTCTCCATCTGGTTCCCAAATTCCATGGCCGTCTTCTCGCAGTCCAGGAGCTTCTTCTCGGCCGTGCCGGAGCGgccctccaggctgagcaggcgGGTGGCCAGGAGGTCGATCTTCCTCTCCATGGCCTGCACCGTGGCCACCACGGTCCAGAGCGAGGCCTCGGCGGAGTGCAGCTGCGCCTCCCGCACGTGCGCCCGCtccggcagcagcggcggctGCAGCGGCATCAGGTGAGGGGCCTCCATGTTCCACTCCTGCACCTGGGCCACGGGGAGGGCATGAGTGGGAGGAGGCCCACAGTGACCCCCTGGAGCCTCTGTTCCCCAGTTCCAGGGCTTTTGgccaccagcagccccagaACTGCAGGGGACCCCTGAGTTTGATGCCCATCGGCCTGAGGGGACAGTGAGTGACAGGCCAGGGTGGCCGTGGGGGCAGTGCCCATCACTGTCCCCATGGAACACCAGCCTCAGCAGGTCACCATGATGACCCCCTCCCAACTTGTCACCCTAATCCCTTGGGAGCCATTCCTGGGCCTGCCCAGGCTGGAATCCACTCAGGAGGAGGATGGgtttgggtgggcagggagcagccagggcaACTGTGGACCAGGGGTGtccagggacaccttggggacggACAGGGAcatgccaggacagaggtgccTGGGGCATCCCCGGGCTGAAGCCTGCTCAGAGCATCCCGGGGCACCCTGGGGcatcctggggacacggggatatcCCGGCGCAGAGCTGCCTGGGGACACACGGCCATCCCGGGTCAGCGGGACCCGGGGCATCCCGGGAGCGCTGGGGCCGTGGCGGGTCGGGTCCCTGGGGACATCCCGGGGCATCCCGAGGGCACGTGGACATCCCAGGTCAGCGGTGCCCGGCGCATCCCGGGGACGCACGGACATCCCGGGGCAGGGGTGCTCAGCCACATCCCGGGGCACCGGGGCCACCGCGGCTCTGGTCCCCGGAGGTGGCGGGGGCCCCGCGGGCTGGGAGTGCCGGAGGGTCCCGGCCGGggccgcgggccgggccgggcggcggcgggagcgggagcggggcgggcggggcggctccgCCTGCGGCCGGTGCTCGGTGCCGGTGCCCCGGGCCGCGCTTACCTGGGCGGGCGCCCACTCGGCCATGGCCCCGCGGAGCTGGGCCGGGCCCCGgcggccggggctggggctggggccgggcggcggcggcggcgagcgcggagcggggccgggccggggccgggagcggggccgggagcggggccggggccgctgtcGGTGCCTGCgcacgggccgggccccgccgccccgccgaGCAGCCACGGGCAGCCGGGGAATCGCATCCGCCTCCTCCGGGCTGGGCGGCagcgggcggggagcggcgggagcgcggAGCACTGCCGCCTaccggcaccgggagcggctccgccaccggcgcggccccggTGCCGCCACCGCCTgccgggagcggccccgccaccggcaccggcacccaCACCGGCTCTgccaccggcaccggcaccgccaCGGTCCGCTGGCACCGGCAGTGGCTCCACCACGGCCGCGGGTACCGGCAGTGGCACCCTCAGTGGCACCGGTGCACCGGCACTGCCACCGGCGCTGCCACGTCCACCCCTAGCACCGAGACCCCGGCACCAGCCGCGGCACTGGCACCACCATGGGAATCGGTA
This genomic interval from Aphelocoma coerulescens isolate FSJ_1873_10779 chromosome 2, UR_Acoe_1.0, whole genome shotgun sequence contains the following:
- the LOC138106124 gene encoding uncharacterized protein, whose protein sequence is MDASGALASAPSSAAPSGSRSPMFPPGADREEWGPRFNCAPSTSAAASQAMPASGRKRKANFSNDETETLVWNVVRHFSALYGSEALRAHPVRRKQLWTQIQSRVNFLGYTERSIDDLKHKWRDLRLDVKKKITSKKHLPMNRAGGPLHKPRLTPLEKMVASTFLQASHDSEPEIILDPDLFFPGASKQPFMHLQPGVNHPSIYIDTNGQPSALPDVEGSAAPRLPGQSPDPAGVCEYGRGEGQGGSAESGPELRTPDVSAISPSLRNESLVSYASMSEEEEREGREVERGHGGAAGMQPGPEAPMSAEEDMKLSRQAMLIRRCSSQGSVTSLPEDSLNPADAHSDWGHEGVSDLPALGRGLDSAHPEEQAGGPGPEMGALPRVLMGPTWEKAPAEEEPPARSPLHGALTEESLPSSASPPGDAPAAPGPARGLGCSRLREDRRESWRTSIHHLLDLEEQWDQLYHQELAMWQEERATQREERARDRELQFRLLGVLTDIRDELRYLRQERAAARQSPAPPPPEPRRDPSPLLEQPKAEPSFPEPPAGSAAWADTAVPSRSPFGNRGRGRRRGRPRGSASRHRRLFLTNS
- the LOC138106126 gene encoding zinc finger protein 282-like isoform X1 encodes the protein MAEWAPAQVQEWNMEAPHLMPLQPPLLPERAHVREAQLHSAEASLWTVVATVQAMERKIDLLATRLLSLEGRSGTAEKKLLDCEKTAMEFGNQMESKWAVLGTLIQEYGLLQRRLENVENLLKNRNFWVLRLPPGPRGEVPKVPVTFVDIAVYFSAEEWKNLEEWQKELYNNLVKENYEALLSLDGALSRSEAQPRSERGDGPCVPEQRELEQRELPPDACAESLISTSDILSRIKQEVAFVGEQQFPEERGMPPDPCAGADALITAHDFLSWIKQEEEPCVREPWELPEREMLPPGPGPASEGLLVKTEERCPHAEPPEEVGLPGSSGELLFPGTGFGTPEGQAAVPAAVALPAQHRLGKAPGPEPGPGADAGGVPAAPPGPAEERPHGCAECGKSFSGKKSLRIHQRSHAAERPYPCAECGKSFNCHSGLVRHQMIHRGERPYKCSECGKCYSRKEHLQNHQRLHTGERPFACAQCGKSFIRKQNLLKHQRIHTGERPYQCPACGRSFRYKESLKDHQRVHGAEAGPPPLPPPGILPPGD
- the LOC138106126 gene encoding zinc finger protein 282-like isoform X2 — encoded protein: MEAPHLMPLQPPLLPERAHVREAQLHSAEASLWTVVATVQAMERKIDLLATRLLSLEGRSGTAEKKLLDCEKTAMEFGNQMESKWAVLGTLIQEYGLLQRRLENVENLLKNRNFWVLRLPPGPRGEVPKVPVTFVDIAVYFSAEEWKNLEEWQKELYNNLVKENYEALLSLDGALSRSEAQPRSERGDGPCVPEQRELEQRELPPDACAESLISTSDILSRIKQEVAFVGEQQFPEERGMPPDPCAGADALITAHDFLSWIKQEEEPCVREPWELPEREMLPPGPGPASEGLLVKTEERCPHAEPPEEVGLPGSSGELLFPGTGFGTPEGQAAVPAAVALPAQHRLGKAPGPEPGPGADAGGVPAAPPGPAEERPHGCAECGKSFSGKKSLRIHQRSHAAERPYPCAECGKSFNCHSGLVRHQMIHRGERPYKCSECGKCYSRKEHLQNHQRLHTGERPFACAQCGKSFIRKQNLLKHQRIHTGERPYQCPACGRSFRYKESLKDHQRVHGAEAGPPPLPPPGILPPGD